In Microcoleus sp. FACHB-672, one DNA window encodes the following:
- the carA gene encoding glutamine-hydrolyzing carbamoyl-phosphate synthase small subunit, with protein sequence MPLSAAQPALLVLIDGTVYRGWSFGATGTTVGEVVFNTGMTGYQEVLTDPSYCGQLVTFTYPELGNTGVNPEDEESNRPQIRGAIARNICSRPSNWRSTQSLSDYLKEHNIPGIYGIDTRALTRKIRSVGAMNGAISTEILDPTELRSVVQDAPSMNGLNLVPEVTTSKTYEWSEATQGVWEFSDTTQPAGEQLTVVAIDFGIKRNILRRLASYGCRLIVVPANTPPEEILKHNPDGIFLSNGPGDPAAVKEGIATTKALLNSEKPVFGICLGHQILGLSLGAETFKLKFGHRGLNQPAGLEQRVEITSQNHGFAIDPDSLSPEVEITHLNLNDHTVAGLRHRSLPLFSVQYHPEASPGPHDADYMFEQFVQTMRDARKATTAS encoded by the coding sequence ATGCCGCTCTCTGCTGCTCAACCGGCCCTTCTCGTACTCATCGATGGAACTGTTTATCGCGGTTGGTCTTTTGGGGCCACCGGCACTACCGTCGGAGAGGTAGTCTTCAACACCGGCATGACCGGCTATCAAGAAGTTCTGACTGATCCCAGCTACTGTGGCCAACTCGTCACCTTTACCTACCCAGAACTCGGCAACACTGGCGTCAATCCCGAAGACGAAGAATCCAACCGCCCTCAAATTAGAGGAGCGATCGCTCGCAACATCTGTAGCCGGCCTAGCAACTGGCGATCCACCCAATCCTTAAGCGACTATCTCAAAGAACACAACATTCCAGGAATCTACGGGATCGATACCAGAGCACTCACCCGCAAAATTCGCTCGGTTGGAGCGATGAACGGGGCCATTTCCACCGAAATCCTTGACCCGACAGAGTTGCGGTCAGTGGTGCAAGACGCGCCCAGCATGAATGGATTAAATCTGGTTCCCGAAGTCACCACCTCTAAAACCTACGAATGGTCAGAAGCCACCCAAGGAGTCTGGGAATTTAGCGACACAACCCAGCCTGCCGGGGAACAGTTAACCGTTGTCGCGATTGATTTTGGCATCAAACGCAATATCCTGCGGCGTCTGGCCAGTTATGGCTGCCGACTCATCGTCGTGCCGGCAAACACGCCCCCAGAGGAAATACTCAAACACAACCCAGACGGCATTTTCCTCTCCAACGGCCCAGGCGATCCGGCTGCCGTCAAAGAAGGCATCGCGACAACCAAAGCCCTGCTGAACAGCGAGAAACCCGTATTTGGCATTTGCTTGGGGCACCAGATTCTCGGCCTTTCCCTCGGTGCGGAAACCTTCAAACTCAAATTTGGCCATCGGGGTTTAAATCAGCCTGCCGGTTTAGAACAGCGGGTAGAAATTACCAGCCAAAATCACGGGTTTGCCATCGATCCCGACTCCTTATCCCCTGAAGTAGAAATCACCCATCTCAACCTCAACGACCACACCGTAGCCGGTTTGCGGCACCGTTCGCTGCCCCTGTTTTCTGTCCAATATCACCCAGAAGCTAGTCCCGGACCGCATGATGCCGATTATATGTTTGAACAATTTGTCCAAACCATGCGAGACGCCCGCAAAGCCACAACCGCCTCTTAA